The following proteins are encoded in a genomic region of Cyclonatronum proteinivorum:
- a CDS encoding IS1380 family transposase — protein sequence MSKIQFELTSTPITSHAGLAFIGQALDDPVLANDINGLCSLPRNKNYISTLDTIKAMIGLLSVGKPQFDAIAEYRADPVFATALGIKKTPSPETLRQRLEQCPESLNNVFREFNTRLLAAHPHLLTEDLHGQTWAVIHCDVSPMDNSNSHKEGVDWTYKQFEGYAPMLGYIGPYGLMINNELRNGSAHSNTPGTDAWFKQTMDMAERMTSHKRLVVTDSGNDSGVNVRLFMRQKDTDFVVKCNLRNQDPQEWLDLAVKQNGGADGEYVDIGARAWYGQKQVQIPGHSDTPDDPKTCRIVFRVTKRFARTDGQYMFPAMITVDAYWTSLDWTPEQIHEFYKQRGTSEQYHSELKTDMDVERLPSGKFRVNQHVLDMSMIAFNLLRLAGQGMLKTGLVPGRKARSKRLRLRTVIQNLMYMAGRLVQHARKTIIRIFEGHGWAAPVMALKLLPRG from the coding sequence ATGTCAAAAATACAATTTGAGCTTACCTCTACACCAATTACCTCTCATGCAGGTCTGGCTTTTATTGGTCAGGCCCTTGATGATCCCGTGCTGGCCAATGACATCAATGGCCTTTGTTCGCTGCCCCGCAACAAGAATTATATTTCCACCCTTGATACCATTAAGGCCATGATTGGGCTGTTGTCGGTCGGTAAACCTCAGTTTGACGCTATAGCTGAATATCGTGCCGATCCCGTATTTGCCACTGCCTTGGGAATAAAAAAGACCCCCTCACCGGAAACCCTGCGCCAGCGTCTTGAGCAATGCCCGGAGTCATTGAATAATGTCTTTCGTGAGTTCAACACCCGCCTGCTGGCAGCTCATCCGCACCTGCTGACCGAAGATCTGCACGGGCAGACCTGGGCGGTGATTCACTGTGATGTCTCACCCATGGATAACTCCAACAGCCACAAAGAAGGCGTAGACTGGACATACAAACAGTTTGAAGGCTATGCGCCCATGCTTGGCTACATCGGTCCGTATGGTTTGATGATAAACAACGAGCTGCGCAACGGCTCGGCGCACAGCAACACACCCGGCACCGATGCGTGGTTCAAGCAGACCATGGATATGGCTGAGCGTATGACCAGCCACAAGCGGCTTGTGGTGACCGACTCGGGCAACGATAGTGGCGTCAATGTCAGGTTATTTATGCGCCAGAAGGATACTGATTTTGTTGTGAAGTGCAACCTACGCAATCAGGATCCGCAGGAGTGGCTGGATCTGGCTGTGAAGCAAAACGGCGGAGCCGATGGCGAGTACGTAGATATAGGCGCACGGGCATGGTACGGACAAAAGCAAGTACAGATTCCCGGACATAGTGACACCCCTGATGATCCGAAGACTTGCCGGATTGTGTTCCGGGTTACCAAGCGGTTTGCCCGCACGGACGGGCAGTATATGTTTCCGGCTATGATCACCGTCGATGCGTATTGGACGAGCCTGGACTGGACCCCGGAGCAGATACATGAGTTCTACAAGCAGCGGGGTACCAGCGAGCAGTACCACAGTGAACTCAAGACAGATATGGATGTAGAGCGACTCCCCTCGGGTAAATTCAGGGTCAACCAGCACGTGCTGGATATGAGCATGATAGCCTTTAATTTATTGCGACTGGCGGGGCAAGGCATGCTAAAAACAGGTCTGGTGCCGGGGCGAAAAGCCAGGAGCAAACGGCTTCGGCTGCGCACCGTCATCCAGAACCTGATGTATATGGCGGGACGGCTGGTTCAACATGCACGCAAAACCATCATCCGCATTTTTGAGGGTCACGGCTGGGCGGCGCCTGTCATGGCGCTCAAACTTTTACCTCGCGGGTAG
- a CDS encoding IS982 family transposase: MTLSDNKITEIYCLVDNFCIGFHRSMAKHMLGNTPKRKPNLSTSEVITIMILFHHSGYRTIKCFYTQYVKVHMCHLFPKTVSYNRFVELMAGANLPLALFVKECCMGKCTGISFIDSTPLRVCKNKRISNHKVFKGIGQLGKSSIGFFFGFKLHLAVNDKGELLNFLISPGNMDDRDPLKNPNFIKAFTGKMYADKGYISAALSRILFDDGIHLITQIRKNMKNCLMSLNDKILLRKRSVIETINDELKNMCQIEHSRHRSFANFLSNLLSGLAAYSFFPKKPAIKYESVHTNQLSMI; this comes from the coding sequence ATGACATTATCCGACAATAAAATTACCGAAATATACTGCCTGGTTGACAACTTCTGCATCGGCTTTCATCGCTCAATGGCCAAGCATATGCTTGGAAATACCCCCAAGCGAAAGCCAAATCTGTCTACCAGCGAGGTGATCACAATTATGATTCTGTTTCATCACAGTGGATATCGCACCATCAAGTGCTTCTATACTCAATATGTCAAGGTACACATGTGTCATCTTTTCCCCAAGACCGTTTCATATAATCGCTTCGTTGAGCTTATGGCTGGTGCCAATTTGCCGCTGGCATTATTTGTCAAAGAGTGCTGTATGGGAAAGTGCACCGGTATCTCATTCATAGATTCCACTCCGCTGCGTGTGTGCAAAAACAAGCGTATATCCAACCATAAAGTCTTCAAGGGCATTGGCCAGTTGGGTAAATCTTCAATAGGATTTTTCTTCGGATTTAAACTTCATCTGGCTGTCAATGATAAGGGAGAATTGCTCAACTTCCTGATTAGTCCGGGAAATATGGACGACCGTGATCCCCTTAAAAATCCTAACTTTATCAAAGCTTTTACAGGAAAAATGTATGCAGATAAAGGCTATATCTCAGCGGCACTGTCCAGGATTTTGTTTGATGACGGCATTCATCTGATTACCCAAATACGCAAGAATATGAAAAATTGCCTGATGAGTCTTAATGACAAAATCCTGTTGCGAAAGAGATCTGTTATTGAGACCATAAATGATGAACTCAAAAACATGTGTCAAATTGAACATTCCCGTCATCGCTCTTTCGCTAACTTTTTGTCTAACCTGCTGTCGGGATTAGCTGCCTATTCCTTCTTTCCCAAAAAGCCCGCCATAAAGTATGAATCCGTTCATACTAACCAATTAAGCATGATTTAA
- the uvrB gene encoding excinuclease ABC subunit UvrB, which translates to MPSTPFRLKSDFKPAGDQPAAIEALTNGLRAGEKFQTLLGITGSGKTRTIASVIEQVNKPTLVMSHNKTLAAQLYREFSDFFPENCVEFFISYYDYYQPEAYIVSADKYIEKDLSINDEIQRLRLRATSSLLSGRRDVIIVASVSCIYGIGSPSEYAKLVIPLKIGDIVSRNKLLYDFVELHYTRNDFDFRRSTFRVRGDVVDIIPAYSEHALRIEFWADEIEKLSTFDPESGDIIEEVEEFTIYPASHYVTSKGRQEETIRLIQDELSWRLDVLRQEEKFIEAQRLEQRTVFDIEMIKEIGYCPGIENYSRYLAGRKPGERPYCLMDYFPDDYLLVMDESHQSVPQIDAMYGGDRSRKVSLVEHGFRLPSALDNRPLKFEEWEEMISQAIFVSATPADYELEKSGGSYVEQIIRPTGLMEPKVEMRPLKNQIDDLIDEIRTVIAKGERVLVLTLTKRMSEELSEYLKNMGIRAAYMHSELDALERIEVLFRFRRGDFSVLVGINLLREGIDIPELSLVAILDADKEGFLRSDTSLFQIAGRAARNAQGRVIFYADKITKSMKKVMDEMERRRAIQQEYNEKHGITPTTVVKELKPLVDPSLISNQNINLEERYQEDAPVELLRVADDGIHYRPNPAMKEVVFHSKQSFLDHLTETMKTAARNLEFEEAARIRDQIEELKKDMSMK; encoded by the coding sequence ATGCCTTCCACGCCTTTCCGTCTCAAATCTGATTTTAAGCCTGCCGGGGATCAGCCGGCTGCGATTGAAGCGCTTACCAACGGACTCCGGGCCGGAGAGAAGTTTCAGACCCTGCTCGGGATTACCGGCTCGGGGAAGACCCGCACCATTGCCTCCGTGATTGAACAGGTGAACAAGCCGACGCTCGTGATGAGTCACAACAAGACGCTGGCTGCACAGCTGTACCGGGAGTTCAGCGATTTCTTTCCGGAAAACTGCGTGGAGTTTTTCATCAGCTATTACGACTACTATCAGCCCGAGGCCTACATTGTTTCTGCGGACAAGTATATTGAGAAGGACCTTTCCATCAACGATGAGATTCAGCGGCTCCGGCTGCGAGCGACGAGTTCGCTGCTTTCGGGCCGGCGTGATGTGATCATCGTAGCTTCGGTGAGCTGTATATATGGTATCGGTTCGCCTTCGGAATACGCAAAGCTCGTCATCCCCCTGAAAATCGGCGACATTGTTTCGCGCAACAAGCTGCTGTACGACTTTGTGGAGCTGCACTACACCCGCAACGATTTCGATTTCAGGCGCTCCACTTTCCGGGTCCGCGGAGATGTGGTTGATATCATCCCGGCCTATTCCGAGCACGCGCTGCGCATTGAATTTTGGGCCGATGAAATCGAGAAGCTCTCAACCTTTGACCCGGAGTCGGGCGATATCATCGAAGAAGTCGAAGAATTTACGATTTATCCGGCTTCCCACTATGTGACGAGCAAGGGGCGGCAGGAAGAGACCATCCGGCTGATTCAGGATGAGCTGAGCTGGCGGCTTGATGTGCTGCGGCAGGAAGAGAAATTCATCGAAGCGCAGCGGCTCGAACAGCGCACGGTTTTTGACATCGAGATGATCAAGGAAATCGGCTACTGTCCCGGTATCGAGAATTACTCCCGCTATCTTGCGGGCCGCAAACCCGGCGAACGTCCGTACTGCCTGATGGACTACTTCCCCGACGACTACCTGCTCGTAATGGATGAGAGCCATCAGTCCGTGCCCCAAATTGACGCGATGTACGGCGGCGACCGCTCGCGGAAGGTCAGTTTGGTCGAGCACGGTTTCCGGCTCCCGTCGGCACTCGACAACCGTCCGTTGAAGTTTGAGGAGTGGGAGGAGATGATTTCGCAGGCCATTTTCGTGAGCGCGACCCCGGCAGATTACGAGCTGGAAAAATCCGGCGGCTCGTATGTCGAACAGATCATTCGTCCGACCGGACTGATGGAGCCCAAAGTCGAAATGCGTCCGCTGAAAAATCAGATTGATGATTTAATTGATGAAATCCGGACGGTCATCGCCAAGGGCGAACGCGTGCTCGTACTCACGCTGACCAAGCGGATGAGCGAGGAGCTGAGCGAGTATCTCAAAAACATGGGTATCCGCGCGGCCTACATGCACAGCGAGCTCGACGCGCTTGAGCGCATCGAAGTGCTGTTCCGCTTCCGGCGGGGGGATTTCAGCGTACTCGTTGGGATCAACCTGCTGCGGGAGGGCATCGACATCCCCGAGCTCAGTCTTGTTGCCATTTTGGATGCCGACAAGGAAGGCTTCCTCCGCTCCGACACCTCCCTTTTCCAGATTGCGGGCCGGGCTGCTCGGAATGCGCAGGGACGCGTGATTTTTTATGCGGATAAAATCACCAAAAGCATGAAAAAGGTGATGGACGAAATGGAGCGTCGCCGGGCCATTCAGCAGGAATACAACGAAAAGCACGGGATTACGCCCACTACGGTGGTCAAGGAACTGAAGCCGCTGGTGGACCCGAGCCTGATTTCCAATCAGAACATCAATCTCGAAGAGCGCTATCAGGAAGACGCACCGGTTGAGCTGCTGCGGGTGGCCGACGACGGCATTCACTACCGCCCGAATCCGGCCATGAAGGAAGTGGTGTTCCACAGCAAGCAGAGCTTCCTCGATCATCTCACCGAAACCATGAAGACCGCTGCCCGGAATCTTGAATTTGAGGAAGCCGCACGCATCCGCGATCAAATCGAGGAGCTGAAAAAAGATATGAGCATGAAATAA
- a CDS encoding tyrosine-type recombinase/integrase: protein MNGPDCSRIKVYYKEYKPSEYLFEGQFGGQYSTRSIQTLFKKALQACGIKKKATVHTLRHSYATHLLENGTDLRIIQELLGHKSSKTTELYTHVSQQTKQRIPNPLDQLEL, encoded by the coding sequence ATGAATGGGCCGGATTGCTCACGGATTAAGGTGTACTATAAAGAATATAAGCCATCAGAATATCTGTTCGAAGGTCAATTTGGTGGTCAGTACTCAACCCGAAGCATACAAACCCTTTTCAAAAAGGCACTTCAAGCATGTGGGATAAAGAAAAAAGCAACGGTGCATACCTTGAGGCATTCGTATGCGACACACCTTCTTGAAAATGGTACGGACCTGCGTATCATTCAGGAATTACTTGGTCATAAGAGTAGTAAAACAACGGAACTTTATACCCATGTGAGCCAACAAACAAAGCAAAGAATACCTAACCCTCTTGATCAACTGGAACTTTAA
- a CDS encoding phage integrase N-terminal SAM-like domain-containing protein, which yields MSWKPKLLTQLRNEIRTLGYAYSTEKTYVYWVRDYILFHHKKHPAELNHEHIRVYLNHLVNNRNCAPSIQNQALSALLFLYKKLLDKPDFYVEGLNWSKKPKRLPVVLSKDEISKIITSADTNVQLHLKLMYGAGLRVSELIRLRICDLDFEHGQIRIHSSKGKEKSHAVNNPDDLR from the coding sequence ATGTCATGGAAACCTAAACTACTTACGCAGCTCAGAAACGAAATCAGAACCCTGGGGTATGCCTACAGCACTGAAAAGACTTATGTGTATTGGGTAAGGGATTATATTCTGTTTCATCACAAAAAACATCCCGCTGAACTGAACCATGAACATATTAGGGTCTATCTTAATCATTTGGTCAACAACCGCAACTGTGCACCTTCTATTCAGAATCAGGCGCTGAGCGCGCTTTTGTTCTTATACAAGAAGCTGCTGGATAAGCCCGACTTTTATGTTGAGGGGCTGAATTGGTCTAAAAAACCAAAACGCCTGCCGGTTGTGCTCTCTAAGGATGAAATAAGCAAAATTATCACATCTGCCGATACCAATGTGCAGCTGCATCTCAAGCTGATGTACGGAGCAGGCTTGCGTGTTTCAGAACTCATCCGCCTTCGGATCTGTGATCTGGATTTTGAGCATGGACAGATCCGCATTCATAGCAGTAAGGGGAAAGAGAAGAGTCATGCTGTTAATAATCCTGATGATTTACGCTAA
- a CDS encoding tyrosine-type recombinase/integrase codes for MNKFKDFMIRRRYSPRTIEVYISLVGSYLSVLKSRNPDDLTDEDIGRYITKFYVKVGHSRSYQNQVVNALKLFYRVEFNREIGVDVSLRPKREHKLPNVLSQREVQAILSYFTNSKHKSIFYLIYSGGLRISEVTSLKLTDIDSTRGVIRIRASKGAKDREVPLSQKALEQLRLYS; via the coding sequence ATGAACAAATTCAAAGACTTTATGATCAGAAGAAGATACAGCCCTCGAACGATCGAGGTGTACATAAGTCTTGTTGGTTCATACTTATCGGTTTTAAAAAGCAGAAACCCGGATGATTTAACCGATGAAGATATTGGGCGGTATATAACCAAGTTCTATGTGAAGGTCGGGCATTCAAGATCCTATCAAAACCAGGTCGTAAATGCCTTAAAGCTGTTTTACAGAGTGGAATTCAATAGAGAAATTGGAGTGGACGTATCTCTAAGGCCCAAAAGGGAGCACAAGTTACCTAATGTACTTTCACAAAGAGAAGTTCAGGCGATATTGAGTTATTTCACGAATTCTAAACACAAGTCGATTTTCTATTTGATTTATTCCGGCGGGCTGCGGATTAGTGAAGTTACATCACTTAAGCTCACAGATATTGACTCAACGCGGGGTGTAATACGAATAAGAGCATCTAAAGGGGCAAAAGACAGAGAAGTTCCGCTATCGCAAAAAGCGTTGGAACAATTAAGATTGTACTCCTAA